The Angustibacter sp. Root456 genome contains the following window.
GTGCCAGCGGCCCTCGATCACCGCCGGCAGCAGCAGCAGGACGGCCGTGACGACGTACGACGGCAGCACGATGGCGTTGGGCAGTCGGCGCACGTCGATGTCGATGAGCGCCAGGGCCACGCTGATCGCGCACAGGTAGAGGTACGCGGGCAGCTCCCACGCGACGCCGAAGCGCCAGGCCATCAGTGCGAACAGCACGCCGGTGGCGACCTCGACTCCCGGGTAACGCGCGCTGATCGGCGCCCCGCAGTCCCGGCAGCGGCCACGCAGCAGCAGCCACGAGAGCACGGGCACGTTGTCGCGCGGGCGGATCGGGTGGCCGCACTGCGGGCAGTGACTGGCCGGGTGAGCCACCGACTCCCCGCGCGGTACCCGCCAGACGACGACGTTGAGGAACGAGCCGATCACCAGGCCGACGACGGCGCTCAGCAAGACGAGGAGGGCGATCACGAGGCGGCAGCCTAGCCGTGACGCGTCGGTGGGCAGGGCAGGCACGCCCTGCCCACCGACGACGTCACTGGCCGACGTACTTGGGCTTCAGCTCGCCGGTCGTCTGCGCCGACCAGCTCGCGTTGGTCCACTGCGGGAAGTACGGCGGCGACTGGAACTGCAGGCGTGCGTCGTAGCCGTAGTCCTTCAGGAAGCCGCTCGACCCCTGGCGCACGATGCCGCGGTAGCGCTGGGCGATGGAGCCACGCACCGACAGGGTCCCGATGTCGCCGCCGTAGTCGTAGGACTGCACGAGGAACGAGTGCTGCAGGGTCTGGATCGACCCGTAGATCCACCGCGTACCACTCGAGCCGGTCTGCCCGGGATAGCTCAGGTTGTTGTAGCTGTTGCCGTAGCTGTACCCCTGGGTCCAGGTGCACGTGTAGTTCTGGTTGTTGTTGCCGTTGAAGGTCGGGAACCCATCGACCGTGCTGCTGCAGTAGCTCGTCACCTGGTTGACGTTGCTCCGGCTGCGCGCCACGGGGTGGTAGACCTGCACCGAGTTCGCTGCGACGAGGCCCACGATGTCGGTGCCCGCCGGCGCGTCCCCGGCCGCCGTCGAACGCAGGAGCAGGTCGTTCGTGACGATGACGTTGTTCTCCGCGGCGACGGT
Protein-coding sequences here:
- a CDS encoding A24 family peptidase, translating into MALLVLLSAVVGLVIGSFLNVVVWRVPRGESVAHPASHCPQCGHPIRPRDNVPVLSWLLLRGRCRDCGAPISARYPGVEVATGVLFALMAWRFGVAWELPAYLYLCAISVALALIDIDVRRLPNAIVLPSYVVTAVLLLLPAVIEGRWHEYLRAAGGGAVLYAAFFVLVFIHPAGMGFGDVKLAGVLGAYLGWLGWGVLAVGGFLGFLLGGVYGAGLMLAKRAGRKSAIPFGPFMLAGALVAVFFGQWLVDRYLQMIGI